The proteins below are encoded in one region of Natranaerovirga hydrolytica:
- a CDS encoding GntR family transcriptional regulator yields the protein MKWDITESMENKSVSEYVYEVIKNNIVSFNVKPGERISENEISERLDVSRTPVRETFIKLAQEDLVYVLPQRGTYVSYIDLDQVEEARFIRESLEKSVIELATQTFSETGIMLLEQNLEKQRNKIKNKAYGGFLELDEEFHRLIFKECKKERTWSVIQQVNSQYKRVRVLSFIANINWEQTIDQHKNIIKAIKNKDNNLAQKVMKEHLNKLIIEKIELKKQYPEYFK from the coding sequence ATGAAATGGGATATAACAGAGTCAATGGAAAATAAATCTGTAAGTGAATATGTCTATGAAGTAATAAAGAATAATATTGTCAGTTTCAATGTTAAGCCAGGAGAAAGAATAAGTGAGAATGAAATTTCGGAACGACTTGACGTTAGTAGAACCCCTGTTAGGGAAACTTTTATAAAATTAGCTCAAGAAGACTTGGTTTATGTATTGCCACAAAGAGGTACCTATGTATCTTATATTGATTTAGATCAAGTTGAAGAGGCTAGGTTTATTAGAGAAAGCTTAGAGAAATCAGTAATTGAACTAGCAACACAGACGTTTAGTGAAACAGGAATAATGCTTTTAGAGCAAAACTTAGAAAAACAAAGAAATAAAATTAAGAACAAAGCTTATGGAGGATTTTTAGAGTTAGATGAAGAGTTTCATCGATTGATTTTTAAAGAATGTAAAAAAGAAAGAACTTGGTCGGTTATACAACAAGTAAATAGTCAGTACAAAAGGGTTAGGGTATTAAGTTTTATTGCCAATATTAACTGGGAACAAACCATTGACCAACATAAAAATATTATAAAAGCGATCAAAAACAAAGATAACAACTTGGCACAAAAAGTTATGAAAGAACATTTGAATAAATTAATTATAGAAAAAATCGAGTTAAAAAAACAATATCCTGAGTA